The segment CACCCTTCtcctcccccaaaaataaattaaattcaaatcgaaaacaataaaataaataaatacatttttaaaaatcggCAACTTGGCGATAAAATGATAAAATCTCGAGTTGATTTCATATTTCTTGCAGTGCACCCATTTATCGCGGGAGTTCCGTTCCAGACTCGCCAGCgaaaggtgaaaatctgcaatattttACCTTTCCCACAAGCtttaaacatcaaaacacactgtaaatgtatttaaacatacagtgtagagaaaataactaataatggaatgcaaaaaataaaaactctttGCAGGTATTTTTCAGGtaacctatcctccattattcacaGCAACACAGACCTATTCAATGTTTTGGCATCTATTGGTATGCAGGCAATTCCAACCATTTTTGGGTGGTTGTCAATGacaagctgatttttttttgcacggcGATACGCGGCGGGGCTCGCTCCCTAGCCGCCTCAAATAGCGGGGCCGTTCGCTGTAGTCGcggtttttgaaaaatagttgcgAGAATGGTCGGAAATGTCGGTAATTTGGCAGGGCTGACTTTCTTAAACTAGCGCCTCTCTTTTCGCAGCATTGTCGTTAGTGTGAGCGGAGCAAGAATGGGCTTTGAACTACAGAagccgaccccccccccccccgccccgcaaagaaatgtaaaaattaaaaaagatttttaaaaaaataaaataaaatcatcctgAATGATAAACacgaattaataataataaaaaaaacaaacaacaaaacaaatcgaAATCGCTCAGACCTACCGCAACTGGAGTCGGAGTACTCAGAGTGCATCTCGACCATGTCCTCGCCCAGCCGCGATCGGGAGGGGCAGACCTCGGAGTGCTGCGGGGACTGGGCGCCGCACGACGAGCAGTTGAGGCGGTTCAGGTACCGCGACGGGTGCTGGCCCTCAGCGTTCCTCAGGGACCCATCCAGTGCACTTTGGAGGAAACGCACAGATATCAgtgtaaaacaatcaaacattcacatttcttCACGAGTTTAACATAACCAGGAACGCCCAGACTTTCCGGTCTATCGGGGATCTTTTCCAGTTTTCCCAAATGTGCCCTACTTcttaaaaatgtccaaaaaggcACCAGGAACTTCAATCTGacgtttttttctatttatttagtagaccttttcataatgttAGTAAATAATAGGGGCTAGGgtacaaatgaagaaaaaaagttgacaaGATCCGGGTGGCAAAAACCGAGTGACTAttgctgacctgaactgaaacgGTGTCAAAAACTTGTCTGCGCTTGCACTGCCAGATAGTCCCCAAAAAGGTTTCCTTCAtaaagtttataaaaaaaaaaacagtccagcGGAACCTGTGGGCGAGGAGGATAAATCGGGTGGAGGTTGTAAATAGTTGGACAGAGAAGATTGCGAGACTGCGCAGTGGTGAAGTAGTCGCTTTTAAAAAGGGACAGACCTGATAAGGACGACATTTCCGGATAAGAATGTAGAAAACGCTCGGGTTGTCTGAGTAATTTGGCAAAACAAAATGGCGAGCAAACATCGGCAATACAGCGCACGATCCATTCCGGCGTCAAAAGAGCACGTCTCTGCTTTGAATCCGAgcgacaaacaaaacaaaacgaaaaaaaaatcacttaattAGCCGCTTCCTCAATGATCTTGTTACCCGTCTGAATTTCCATagtgtctttatttatttaatcaacttatctgttaaaatgtaaattaaggCTGGTTCATCTTTTCAACATTCAAACTGTAGCGGGAGAGAAGAAGGCTAAACTACTCATTCGAGCCATTTACCCTGTTTTGCGAGCGCTCTGGCAAATGATATAAAAGAGTTTGTTTACTGGTGGTGCTTGGTCTATTGCCACCCGGACATACGTGTGACGACACGGTGGAAGGGTCTAGACCGCTTCTCCCGTTCAgagtcaatcgcagggctcatgtAGACACAGACAAGCGTTCGCCACCGTCAATGAGTGGGACCTGAATACACGCTGGCTGGTTAAAGTACAAAGTAAAGAATCTGGATTGGGAGGATTAACAGGGTAGTAAAGACACGTCCAGAATCCATTAAAGTACAATCTCTTGTTGTTCAAAACCAAGAAGAGTCCCGTTGCCTCAGTTCACCGTGACCTGGATAACTGAGGGAAGCAAGTGTTTTCCCGCAATCATAAACCAAAAAGTGTACTGTAGCCTcgatttaactttttttttttttaaaccgtctAAAACTTCCAAATTCTCCTACTTGCCAACTTTTTAGACCGTAATGGTTTTAAGTACAAATCAAAGATTGTCAGTATTAGCGAGTCCAAGACCATCATCAACTCTGGAGCTTTTCCTCACCTGCTGATGATGTTGTTGAGTCGGCTGGTCTGCGGCACGGGATGATCCTCGACGCTCTTCCTTGTGCTTTGCGCCTCCAGGTTGTCCGAGTCCCCGGGGTGGAGGTACGGCTGCAGGCCCACGCGCTGAGGCGAGCACAGGCCGGGGTCCCGCAGGCCAGCCTCGTCCTCCCTGGCGCTCTGGTTGAGCACAATGAATTTGTACTTCTTCCAGTTACGAGCTTTGGGGTCCTGCGTTCCCGCCGTCGCCTGCTGCGCGCCGGAGGCGGCCTGCGAGAGTCCGGCGTTCTTGCTACTGCTAGACTCGGTTGGGGAGTTGGGCTGGCAGTCCGACTTGAGGGGGCTCTGCGGGCTGCTCATGAGGCTCTTGCGGCCGGCGGAGGAGATCCCAAGCGGGTAGTGGTGATGGATCAGCTCCTCCTCGGCCGGCGGGACGTGCTCTTTGTCTTTGTGGTGGTCCAGGGTCAACACGGGATACACCCGCTTCCTCCCACCGAGGCCAAGCGGTAGCCCGAGCCCCTCGTGGCTTTCCTTTTTCACCTCGTCCTCTCGCCCCAACTCCCTGGGGGCGAAGTTTGCGGCGTGCAGGACGCCGGAGGAGCCCATCGTTCGGGCGTATTCGGCCCTGCTGACCGCGACTGCGTCGTGGGGGTGCTTGTGGTGGATCCCGCTCCGCGACAGGTCGCCGAACGCGTTCTTGGCATCTGTCAGCTTGCAGAGAGGGAAGGGGAACCCCGGCATGGGGAACTGCCCGTAGAGATGGTAGTTGCCAGGGGTGCTGACGCCATTCAGCATGCCGGAGCTGTAAGTTGGCCGCGCGTCCCTGAAGGGCGCCACACGGCTGTGCAACACGTCCACTACATCGTGGGGCCGGTATGCGTGGACGTCTTGGGGCAGAACTAGCGGACTCACCAGGAACTCGTCTCTGGGAAGCTTACCAGTCGGATCACTGCGGGAGAAGAGACGGCATGAACGACCAAAACAGAGAAGGTGCAGTAATCTCCCGGCAGCTTCTGTGCGCCTTCTGAAATGCCACAAGGTGGTGCCAAGTCAATGACTGGAAATGATATGTTTTTCACTGTGGGTAACTGACAATCTGAAAATGCCAGCTCCATGCAGAAAGGCCCGAAAAAGTCTGGTGCGAAGAGTTTCATTAACCCCATTAGACCCTTAGAATCGTCATCACCAACCGAACCAGAGACCCTTGTCTGGAACCGAACCAGAGACCCTTGTCACGGTAATGTTTTCACCAACCTGGACTTGATGAAGCGGTGGCAAGTGTCCACCACATGGTCCATCTGCAGATAGACGGCGGTGTTCATGATGGCCACGATCAGACTCTCCCTGAGCGCCAGTCGGGATGTGTACATGAACTCCAGCAGGATGGCGAAGCCCTCCGGGTCCACCTTGGGGTCCAGGCTGATGGCGTTGAGGTTGCACTTGTGCGAGTCGGTGAAGATGGTGTAGAAGAGCCCGCTGCGTAGatgcaaagacaaaaagatAAGAACCATCCTTTTCCGACACCACCCATTCTCTTTACGTGGCGTTTCAGCTTTTGCCTTCTGGCTCCAGGTACCGATTGCCTTCTAGGTGCTCCATCTTTTCCAAATGCAGGTAAGGGGAGAACTTATGGCACTCACTTGTTGAATGACCATTTTACTCATTATATGCACGCATTTTCAAGGTTTTCATCTCCCATTAGCCTTCGGAGCTACCGTTGGAGTTCTCCCTGCCTCCGATTGccattattgtattgtattcctACCCTGATGTCCACTGGTAATGACATACAGCAGAATTACTCCTTCAAGGCGAAGTCTCATAGAACTGGGCCGAGAAGTCCTTAGAAGAAACTATTTCTCTCGGAGACTTTGGAAAGAAGAGCTTCAGGAAACAATGAACATATTTGCATAACAGGCACACTGAAATTCCTGAAAGTCAAGACATACAAAACCAAAGCTCCAGAAAGAAGAAACGGCTGAAGCCTTGAATCTGATTAGCTCGCTTGGCAAgtggaaaataaaaagacagtTCGATGCTTCACTGTACTTTGTCCTGATCTTGGAAATGATATcgtgttcatttgtttttcatcgTCACTGTGTTAG is part of the Phyllopteryx taeniolatus isolate TA_2022b chromosome 7, UOR_Ptae_1.2, whole genome shotgun sequence genome and harbors:
- the bcl6aa gene encoding BCL6A transcription repressor a isoform X3, yielding MQEVSRKALPEVCRMSCLADSCIQFTRHASDVLLNLNRLRSRDILTDVTILVSRQQFRAHKTVLMACSGLFYTIFTDSHKCNLNAISLDPKVDPEGFAILLEFMYTSRLALRESLIVAIMNTAVYLQMDHVVDTCHRFIKSSDPTGKLPRDEFLVSPLVLPQDVHAYRPHDVVDVLHSRVAPFRDARPTYSSGMLNGVSTPGNYHLYGQFPMPGFPFPLCKLTDAKNAFGDLSRSGIHHKHPHDAVAVSRAEYARTMGSSGVLHAANFAPRELGREDEVKKESHEGLGLPLGLGGRKRVYPVLTLDHHKDKEHVPPAEEELIHHHYPLGISSAGRKSLMSSPQSPLKSDCQPNSPTESSSSKNAGLSQAASGAQQATAGTQDPKARNWKKYKFIVLNQSAREDEAGLRDPGLCSPQRVGLQPYLHPGDSDNLEAQSTRKSVEDHPVPQTSRLNNIISSALDGSLRNAEGQHPSRYLNRLNCSSCGAQSPQHSEVCPSRSRLGEDMVEMHSEYSDSSCENGTFFCNECDSRFAEEEALKQHALQVHSDKPYKCDRCQAAFRYKGNLASHKTVHTGEKPYRCNICGAQFNRPANLKTHTRIHSGEKPYKCETCGARFVQVAHLRAHVLIHTGEKPYPCEICGTRFRHLQTLKSHLRIHTGEKPYHCEKCNLHFRHKSQLRLHLRQKHGAITNTKIQYRVSTDTMPTDLTKAC
- the bcl6aa gene encoding BCL6A transcription repressor a isoform X1; amino-acid sequence: MPHSLQRKKVQKVSLVCQGADKDVESLLWNHHRQTFHEVCRMSCLADSCIQFTRHASDVLLNLNRLRSRDILTDVTILVSRQQFRAHKTVLMACSGLFYTIFTDSHKCNLNAISLDPKVDPEGFAILLEFMYTSRLALRESLIVAIMNTAVYLQMDHVVDTCHRFIKSSDPTGKLPRDEFLVSPLVLPQDVHAYRPHDVVDVLHSRVAPFRDARPTYSSGMLNGVSTPGNYHLYGQFPMPGFPFPLCKLTDAKNAFGDLSRSGIHHKHPHDAVAVSRAEYARTMGSSGVLHAANFAPRELGREDEVKKESHEGLGLPLGLGGRKRVYPVLTLDHHKDKEHVPPAEEELIHHHYPLGISSAGRKSLMSSPQSPLKSDCQPNSPTESSSSKNAGLSQAASGAQQATAGTQDPKARNWKKYKFIVLNQSAREDEAGLRDPGLCSPQRVGLQPYLHPGDSDNLEAQSTRKSVEDHPVPQTSRLNNIISSALDGSLRNAEGQHPSRYLNRLNCSSCGAQSPQHSEVCPSRSRLGEDMVEMHSEYSDSSCENGTFFCNECDSRFAEEEALKQHALQVHSDKPYKCDRCQAAFRYKGNLASHKTVHTGEKPYRCNICGAQFNRPANLKTHTRIHSGEKPYKCETCGARFVQVAHLRAHVLIHTGEKPYPCEICGTRFRHLQTLKSHLRIHTGEKPYHCEKCNLHFRHKSQLRLHLRQKHGAITNTKIQYRVSTDTMPTDLTKAC
- the bcl6aa gene encoding BCL6A transcription repressor a isoform X2 — protein: MPHSLQRKKVQKVSLVCQGADKDVESLLWNHHRQTFHVCRMSCLADSCIQFTRHASDVLLNLNRLRSRDILTDVTILVSRQQFRAHKTVLMACSGLFYTIFTDSHKCNLNAISLDPKVDPEGFAILLEFMYTSRLALRESLIVAIMNTAVYLQMDHVVDTCHRFIKSSDPTGKLPRDEFLVSPLVLPQDVHAYRPHDVVDVLHSRVAPFRDARPTYSSGMLNGVSTPGNYHLYGQFPMPGFPFPLCKLTDAKNAFGDLSRSGIHHKHPHDAVAVSRAEYARTMGSSGVLHAANFAPRELGREDEVKKESHEGLGLPLGLGGRKRVYPVLTLDHHKDKEHVPPAEEELIHHHYPLGISSAGRKSLMSSPQSPLKSDCQPNSPTESSSSKNAGLSQAASGAQQATAGTQDPKARNWKKYKFIVLNQSAREDEAGLRDPGLCSPQRVGLQPYLHPGDSDNLEAQSTRKSVEDHPVPQTSRLNNIISSALDGSLRNAEGQHPSRYLNRLNCSSCGAQSPQHSEVCPSRSRLGEDMVEMHSEYSDSSCENGTFFCNECDSRFAEEEALKQHALQVHSDKPYKCDRCQAAFRYKGNLASHKTVHTGEKPYRCNICGAQFNRPANLKTHTRIHSGEKPYKCETCGARFVQVAHLRAHVLIHTGEKPYPCEICGTRFRHLQTLKSHLRIHTGEKPYHCEKCNLHFRHKSQLRLHLRQKHGAITNTKIQYRVSTDTMPTDLTKAC
- the bcl6aa gene encoding BCL6A transcription repressor a isoform X4; translated protein: MQEVSRKALPVCRMSCLADSCIQFTRHASDVLLNLNRLRSRDILTDVTILVSRQQFRAHKTVLMACSGLFYTIFTDSHKCNLNAISLDPKVDPEGFAILLEFMYTSRLALRESLIVAIMNTAVYLQMDHVVDTCHRFIKSSDPTGKLPRDEFLVSPLVLPQDVHAYRPHDVVDVLHSRVAPFRDARPTYSSGMLNGVSTPGNYHLYGQFPMPGFPFPLCKLTDAKNAFGDLSRSGIHHKHPHDAVAVSRAEYARTMGSSGVLHAANFAPRELGREDEVKKESHEGLGLPLGLGGRKRVYPVLTLDHHKDKEHVPPAEEELIHHHYPLGISSAGRKSLMSSPQSPLKSDCQPNSPTESSSSKNAGLSQAASGAQQATAGTQDPKARNWKKYKFIVLNQSAREDEAGLRDPGLCSPQRVGLQPYLHPGDSDNLEAQSTRKSVEDHPVPQTSRLNNIISSALDGSLRNAEGQHPSRYLNRLNCSSCGAQSPQHSEVCPSRSRLGEDMVEMHSEYSDSSCENGTFFCNECDSRFAEEEALKQHALQVHSDKPYKCDRCQAAFRYKGNLASHKTVHTGEKPYRCNICGAQFNRPANLKTHTRIHSGEKPYKCETCGARFVQVAHLRAHVLIHTGEKPYPCEICGTRFRHLQTLKSHLRIHTGEKPYHCEKCNLHFRHKSQLRLHLRQKHGAITNTKIQYRVSTDTMPTDLTKAC